One window of the Salminus brasiliensis chromosome 1, fSalBra1.hap2, whole genome shotgun sequence genome contains the following:
- the akap12b gene encoding A-kinase anchor protein 12b isoform X4, with product MTSQLQKNGQISISSLNEKTDEQTDINGHTEDDTLAEIGQTDAMPQKEDSPETTEVLQDEVSPQVNGDQEEDKSISVDKSTSVEEKVEEKPSESNEVGFKKIFRFVGFKFTLKKDKNEKTEPVQLLTVKETDDGASEAAVEESKEEAVTVEAKPEGENAPDAPETEKEATAEDAVQAEAAADLPATDAPPETVKDSVSAEPEQQQAEEVVADPEKKPTEEVATTPEKETEPEVQTESPTSPPSQETQSPFKRFFTQGIFSNLRKKTSFKKSKDEEPVKEKTHEEDIKEAEEKAEEAVAEDKEVKEEVKEEVKEDVKEDVKEDIKEDIKEDAEEGPKSEQVEEFSAPTEETKAEASPEELPSTTEEQKEEELEVQVQTTSEAEPAPEAEPVAHTTTCEVMETPVADTDDKAKPTDDTKPAEEKPDEAAEEQPSPETEAATEPEVVSSQDKSKAQGSPLKKLFTGAGLKKLSSKKAKGKKEAESKLTESGEQVVEQIQSSTESQKESPEPQKPDSAPSSPEESGEHVIEEVSQAEANVEGDGEAVASDSEKKKDGILPWASFKKLVTPKKRVKRPSESEDEAPGDKPKSATLSSTESAALDDKTEETKPSDEVKDEAKEEESQVESKTETKAEKLEQSTEEPKKKMDTSVSWEALICVGSSKKRARKTSDSDDDETKIEEEVQQSGEEQVKTAESPLGSSQEAEHENLASSPEPEGEAVSTWESFKRLVTHRKKPKAEDKSDEASGPEQTTSDSEVPKEESSFSFRKLIPRRKKKSDAKQEPSSDVGSAEEDSDTPAVVPLSEYDSEQSEKAETEKKEEPSAEEAEVTPAKALAEDRSPSWISAAVENTEEEADGKQLSDIPEEGDTAATPKSTDNTIAEDFVEFTSEAVTALEPAEETEMVSAVSRITTSPVTSGETTPVPGDGVVKKAETILQEAVETITVTSTVMAVTVTEEQKKMIATIDTSPVQVESVIKEEKVVLVSHDRGEATTICTGLDTSEIKDVEEESPLKATVESVTAVTEVLSVEVAVEDQTLKPVEAGVDEQKVFEAQMNEVQADYKEQLHTPVENAVDETVQLESVKETPQAETVNELQEATAVKAAVVTAVQQEAQVLEEPLVTENTPKVETEGPIQPSVEEAVCAQTVEVTEIAVAEGEKLQELKDINESVASVEVASAEEVVMAVSEEVTPLLADGPVVETVESKEDSIPVVAQTEESALTEEISDSQVSAPKAESEVKEEIVIKEVPIIEPRADHEIEVAMKDVEVVSAEVEVEGHIEVASSKVSAVVQEVCKKVQEEVELSQAVDLKEAEAIQEQSTVIVQEVIQNVVGNLTEMHMEKETTVEPIEAKESSTTTAEETPKPEDVPAASETTEEKTAVSVPAIDESPLADVTVQDEKSSGEVPVQEDNPAVEVPVQEEKPAVEEPVQEEKPAVEVPVQAEEPVVEVPVQAEEPVVEVPVPEEKAVVEVLVPEEKPVVEVPVQEEKTAAEVPVQAEKSVVEVPVQAEEPVVEVPVPEEKPVVQVPVPEEKPEVDVPVPEEKPVVEVPVPEEKPVVDTPVQDVKAPAETIAEKLLKSDTEGRADELQTRVVTEPSLVEVSEAIQISETVPVAITDSIQPEKEEVATVTVDAVQQYTDVVKQEIELKEVEKNVEEDKTIGESTGSEEEKRQVEDDLKEVTEVIQQVTTETSVSQETREESSQITQIVTVVSTKQAQMIEEQCQIETTMEINVGIINVVDADGETETTIKEDSSKNQEPVEDRPQTALEEAQKDVSTPDVKKRQDESGDATCQKTEAKATEVKMAVEETVNAIKEEEVGNEIDPVSTEITTVS from the coding sequence TTGGCCAGACAGATGCCATGCCTCAGAAGGAGGATAGCCCCGAGACCACTGAGGTGCTCCAGGATGAAGTCTCCCCTCAGGTGAATGGTGATCAAGAAGAGGATAAATCCATTAGTGTAGATAAAAGCACATCCGTTGAGGAGAAGGTTGAGGAAAAGCCTAGTGAGTCTAACGAAGTGGGCTTCAAAAAGATCTTCCGCTTTGTTGGCTTTAAGTTCACACTGAAGAAGGATAAGAATGAGAAGACCGAGCCTGTGCAGCTGCTGACAGTGAAGGAAACTGATGATGGTGCTTCAGAGGCTGCTGTTGAGGAAAGCAAGGAGGAAGCAGTAACGGTGGAAGCTAAGCCTGAGGGTGAAAATGCACCAGATGCTccagaaacagagaaagaggcAACTGCTGAAGATGCTGTGcaggcagaagcagcagcagatctACCTGCAACTGATGCCCCGCCAGAGACTGTAAAAGACAGTGTTAGTGCAGAACCTGAACAGCAGCAGGCTGAAGAAGTGGTGGCAGATCCAGAAAAGAAGCCGACTGAAGAAGTGGCAACAACaccagagaaagaaacagaaccAGAAGTGCAAACTGAGTCCCCCACCAGCCCACCCTCTCAAGAGACACAATCTCCCTTCAAAAGATTCTTTACTCAGGGAATCTTCTCCAACTTGCGGAAGAAGACCAGCTTCAAGAAGTCCAAAGATGAGGAACCTGTGAAGGAGAAGACTCATGAGGAGGATATAAAGGAAGCTGAAGAGAAAGCAGAAGAGGCAGTAGCAGAAGACAAGGAGGTTAAAGAGGAGGTTAAAGAGGAGGTTAAAGAGGATGTTAAAGAGGATGTTAAAGAGGATATTAAAGAGGATATTAAAGAGGATGCAGAGGAAGGGCCAAAAAGTGAACAGGTAGAGGAATTTTCAGCACCTACAGAGGAGACCAAGGCTGAAGCAAGCCCAGAGGAATTGCCATCCACCACTGAGGAACAGAAAGAAGAGGAGCTGGAAGTGCAGGTTCAGACGACAAGTGAGGCTGAGCCAGCACCGGAAGCTGAACCTGTTGCTCACACTACAACATGTGAGGTTATGGAGACCCCTGTTGCTGACACTGATGATAAAGCCAAACCCACTGATGATACCAAACCTGCTGAAGAAAAGCCAGATGAAGCTGCAGAGGAACAGCCCAGTCCTGAAACAGAGGCAGCCACTGAACCTGAAGTGGTGTCATCCCAAGACAAATCCAAGGCTCAGGGAAGCCCGCTGAAGAAGTTGTTCACAGGAGCGGGGCTGAAGAAGTTGTCCTCCAAAAAAGCAAAGGGCAAAAAAGAAGCAGAGTCAAAGCTAACAGAATCAGGTGAGCAAGTCGTTGAGCAGATTCAATCATCTACCGAGTCCCAGAAAGAGTCACCTGAGCCACAGAAACCTGACAGTGCACCATCCTCTCCAGAAGAATCTGGTGAGCATGTTATAGAGGAGGTCAGTCAGGCTGAAGCTAATGTAGAAGGTGATGGTGAGGCAGTTGCCTCTGACAGTGAGAAGAAGAAAGATGGCATCCTGCCTTGGGCCTCCTTTAAAAAGTTAGTCACTCCAAAGAAACGTGTCAAAAGACCATCTGAGAGTGAAGACGAAGCACCTGGAGACAAGCCCAAATCTGCCACTCTGTCCTCAACAGAGAGTGCTGCCTTAGATGATAAAACTGAAGAGACAAAACCAAGTGATGAAGTAAAGGATGAAGCTAAGGAAGAGGAGTCCCAAGTTGAATCCAAAACCGAGACAAAAGCTGAGAAGCTTGAACAAAGCACAGAGGAGCCGAAGAAAAAAATGGACACTTCTGTGTCCTGGGAAGCTCTTATTTGCGTGGGATCATCCAAAAAGAGAGCTAGGAAAACTTCAGACTCTGATGATGACGAAACGAAGATTGAGGAAGAAGTGCAACAGTCTGGAGAAGAACAAGTTAAGACTGCAGAGTCTCCACTCGGAAGCTCCCAGGAGGCTGAACATGAAAATTTGGCCTCCTCTCCAGAGCCAGAGGGAGAAGCTGTGTCTACATGGGAGTCCTTCAAAAGGCTGGTAACTCATCGTAAGAAACCAAAAGCAGAGGACAAGTCTGATGAAGCCTCGGGTCCAGAGCAGACAACATCTGACAGCGAAGTCCCCAAAGAAGAATCATCCTTTTCCTTTAGAAAACTAATTCCTCGCAGGAAGAAAAAGTCGGATGCCAAACAAGAACCTtcttctgatgttggatctgctgAAGAAGACTCCGACACCCCAGCTGTGGTGCCCCTGTCAGAGTATGATAGTGAACAATCAGAAAAGGCTGAAACCGAAAAGAAAGAGGAGCCCAgtgcagaggaagcagaggtCACTCCTGCAAAAGCCTTAGCTGAAGACAGATCGCCGTCTTGGATTTCAGCTGCTGTGGAGAACACTGAAGAGGAAGCAGATGGTAAGCAGCTAAGTGATATTCCTGAAGAAGGAGATACAGCTGCTACACCTAAATCAACTGATAACACCATTGCTGAGGATTTTGTGGAgtttacatcagaagctgttaCTGCCCTCGAGCCAGCAGAAGAAACTGAAATGGTCTCTGCAGTCTCACGCATTACCACATCACCTGTTACATCTGGTGAGACGACACCAGTTCCAGGAGATGGTGTGGTCAAAAAGGCTGAAACCATTCTGCAGGAGGCTGTTGAGACTATTACTGTCACATCAACTGTCATGGCTGTCACAGTAACTGAGGAGCAGAAGAAAATGATTGCTACTATTGATACTAGCCCAGTCCAGGTTGAGTCAGTCATCAAAGAGGAGAAAGTGGTATTGGTTTCTCATGATAGAGGTGAAGCAACAACTATTTGCACTGGCCTTGACACCAGTGAAATCAAAGACGTGGAAGAAGAGAGCCCTTTAAAGGCTACAGTTGAGTCTGTGACAGCTGTTACTGAAGTGCTGTCTGTGGAGGTGGCTGTTGAGGACCAAACTCTGAAGCCTGTGGAGGCTGGAGTGGACGAGCAAAAGGTTTTCGAGGCGCAAATGAACGAAGTTCAAGCTGACTACAAAGAACAGCTTCACACACCCGTTGAAAATGCAGTGGATGAGACAGTACAGCTTGAGTCTGTGAAAGAAACACCACAGGCAGAGACTGTAAATGAACTTCAGGAAGCAACAGCAGTCAAGGCTGCTGTGGTCACGGCTGTTCAGCAGGAAGCACAGGTTCTTGAGGAACCCCTGGTGACAGAAAACACCCCGAAAGTGGAGACTGAGGGTCCTATTCAGCCATCTGTAGAAGAGGCAGTTTGTGCACAGACTGTGGAGGTCACTGAGATCGCCGTTGCTGAAGGCGAGAAGCTGCAAGAGCTAAAGGACATTAACGAATCAGTTGCCAGTGTTGAGGTGGCATCTGCCGAGGAAGTAGTCATGGCTGTATCAGAAGAAGTTACACCCTTACTTGCAGATGGCCCTGTTGTTGAGACAGTTGAGTCTAAGGAAGACTCCATTCCTGTTGTGGCTCAAACAGAAGAATCTGCACTGACAGAAGAGATCTCCGATAGCCAGGTCTCAGCACCCAAGGCAGAATCAGAAGTAAAAGAGGAGATTGTTATCAAAGAAGTTCCAATAATTGAACCAAGAGCTGATCACGAAATTGAGGTAGCTATGAAAGATGTTGAGGTTGTCTCAGCCGAAGTTGAGGTTGAGGGACACATTGAAGTTGCATCGTCGAAAGTTAGTGCTGTGGTTCAGGAAGTGTGTAAGAAAGTTCAGGAAGAGGTAGAACTTTCACAGGCAGTGGACTTGAAGGAAGCAGAAGCCATTCAGGAACAGAGCACAGTGATTGTCCAGGAAGTCATTCAGAATGTTGTAGGGAATCTTACTGAAATGCACATggaaaaagaaacaacagtAGAACCAATCGAGGCAAAGGAGAGCAGTACCACAACAGCAGAAGAAACACCAAAGCCTGAAGATGTACCAGCAGCTTCTGAAACGACAGAGGAAAAAACTGCAGTATCTGTTCCAGCTATAGATGAATCACCTTTAGCAGATGTTACAGTCCAAGATGAAAAATCTTCAGGAGAAGTACCAGTACAGGAAGATAACCCAGCAGTCGAAGtaccagtgcaggaggaaaaGCCTGCTGTTGAAGAACCAGTCCAGGAAGAAAAGCCCGCTGTTGAAGTACCAGTCCAAGCAGAAGAACCTGTGGTAGAAGTACCAGTCCAAGCAGAAGAACCTGTGGTTGAAGTACCAGTCCCAGAGGAGAAAGCTGTGGTTGAAGTACTAGTCCCAGAAGAGAAACCTGTGGTTGAAGTACCAGTCCAGGAAGAAAAAACTGCAGCTGAAGTTCCAGTACAAGCTGAAAAATCTGTGGTTGAAGTACCAGTACAAGCAGAAGAACCTGTGGTTGAAGTACCAGTCCCAGAAGAGAAACCTGTGGTTCAAGTACCAGTCCCAGAAGAGAAACCTGAGGTGGACGTACCAGTCCCAGAAGAGAAACCTGTGGTTGAAGTACCAGTCCCAGAAGAGAAACCTGTGGTTGACACACCAGTCCAAGACGTAAAGGCACCAGCTGAAACCATTGCTGAAAAGCTACTCAAATCTGACACTGAGGGCAGAGCCGACGAACTGCAAACACGGGTAGTCACTGAGCCGTCACTAGTTGAAGTCAGTGAAGCCATTCAGATTTCGGAAACTGTTCCGGTTGCCATTACAGACAGCATCCAACCTGAGAAAGAAGAGGTTGCCACGGTCACTGTGGATGCCGTACAACAATATACAGATGTAGTAAAGCAGGAGATTGAATTGAAAGAAGTTGAAAAGAATGTAGAAGAAGATAAAACCATTGGTGAGAGCACAGGAAGTGAAGAGGAAAAACGTCAAGTTGAGGATGATCTTAAGGAAGTGACAGAAGTAATCCAGCAGGTAACCACAGAGACATCGGTTTCACAAGAGACACGGGAGGAAAGCAGTCAAATAACACAAATAGTGACTGTTGTAAGCACAAAGCAAGCTCAAATGATAGAAGAGCAGTGTCAGATTGAGACGACAATGGAAATCAACGTTGGAATCATCAATGTAGTGGATGCTGATGGAGAAACTGAGACAACCATAAAAGAAGACAGCTCAAAGAACCAGGAACCAGTGGAAGACAGACCTCAAACAGCATTGGAAGAGGCTCAAAAGGATGTCTCAACACCAGACGTGAAAAAAAGGCAAGACGAGTCCGGAGATGCCACCTGTCAAAAGACAGAAGCTAAAGCCACTGAGGTGAAAATGGCTGTTGAGGAGACGGTGAATGCCATTAAAGAAGAGGAGGTGGGGAATGAGATTGACCCTGTCTCCACAGAGATTACAACAGTGTCATGA
- the akap12b gene encoding A-kinase anchor protein 12b isoform X1, whose amino-acid sequence MGASTSAQSPGEEVEDAEEKQLQKNGQISISSLNEKTDEQTDINGHTEDDTLAEIGQTDAMPQKEDSPETTEVLQDEVSPQVNGDQEEDKSISVDKSTSVEEKVEEKPSESNEVGFKKIFRFVGFKFTLKKDKNEKTEPVQLLTVKETDDGASEAAVEESKEEAVTVEAKPEGENAPDAPETEKEATAEDAVQAEAAADLPATDAPPETVKDSVSAEPEQQQAEEVVADPEKKPTEEVATTPEKETEPEVQTESPTSPPSQETQSPFKRFFTQGIFSNLRKKTSFKKSKDEEPVKEKTHEEDIKEAEEKAEEAVAEDKEVKEEVKEEVKEDVKEDVKEDIKEDIKEDAEEGPKSEQVEEFSAPTEETKAEASPEELPSTTEEQKEEELEVQVQTTSEAEPAPEAEPVAHTTTCEVMETPVADTDDKAKPTDDTKPAEEKPDEAAEEQPSPETEAATEPEVVSSQDKSKAQGSPLKKLFTGAGLKKLSSKKAKGKKEAESKLTESGEQVVEQIQSSTESQKESPEPQKPDSAPSSPEESGEHVIEEVSQAEANVEGDGEAVASDSEKKKDGILPWASFKKLVTPKKRVKRPSESEDEAPGDKPKSATLSSTESAALDDKTEETKPSDEVKDEAKEEESQVESKTETKAEKLEQSTEEPKKKMDTSVSWEALICVGSSKKRARKTSDSDDDETKIEEEVQQSGEEQVKTAESPLGSSQEAEHENLASSPEPEGEAVSTWESFKRLVTHRKKPKAEDKSDEASGPEQTTSDSEVPKEESSFSFRKLIPRRKKKSDAKQEPSSDVGSAEEDSDTPAVVPLSEYDSEQSEKAETEKKEEPSAEEAEVTPAKALAEDRSPSWISAAVENTEEEADGKQLSDIPEEGDTAATPKSTDNTIAEDFVEFTSEAVTALEPAEETEMVSAVSRITTSPVTSGETTPVPGDGVVKKAETILQEAVETITVTSTVMAVTVTEEQKKMIATIDTSPVQVESVIKEEKVVLVSHDRGEATTICTGLDTSEIKDVEEESPLKATVESVTAVTEVLSVEVAVEDQTLKPVEAGVDEQKVFEAQMNEVQADYKEQLHTPVENAVDETVQLESVKETPQAETVNELQEATAVKAAVVTAVQQEAQVLEEPLVTENTPKVETEGPIQPSVEEAVCAQTVEVTEIAVAEGEKLQELKDINESVASVEVASAEEVVMAVSEEVTPLLADGPVVETVESKEDSIPVVAQTEESALTEEISDSQVSAPKAESEVKEEIVIKEVPIIEPRADHEIEVAMKDVEVVSAEVEVEGHIEVASSKVSAVVQEVCKKVQEEVELSQAVDLKEAEAIQEQSTVIVQEVIQNVVGNLTEMHMEKETTVEPIEAKESSTTTAEETPKPEDVPAASETTEEKTAVSVPAIDESPLADVTVQDEKSSGEVPVQEDNPAVEVPVQEEKPAVEEPVQEEKPAVEVPVQAEEPVVEVPVQAEEPVVEVPVPEEKAVVEVLVPEEKPVVEVPVQEEKTAAEVPVQAEKSVVEVPVQAEEPVVEVPVPEEKPVVQVPVPEEKPEVDVPVPEEKPVVEVPVPEEKPVVDTPVQDVKAPAETIAEKLLKSDTEGRADELQTRVVTEPSLVEVSEAIQISETVPVAITDSIQPEKEEVATVTVDAVQQYTDVVKQEIELKEVEKNVEEDKTIGESTGSEEEKRQVEDDLKEVTEVIQQVTTETSVSQETREESSQITQIVTVVSTKQAQMIEEQCQIETTMEINVGIINVVDADGETETTIKEDSSKNQEPVEDRPQTALEEAQKDVSTPDVKKRQDESGDATCQKTEAKATEVKMAVEETVNAIKEEEVGNEIDPVSTEITTVS is encoded by the coding sequence TTGGCCAGACAGATGCCATGCCTCAGAAGGAGGATAGCCCCGAGACCACTGAGGTGCTCCAGGATGAAGTCTCCCCTCAGGTGAATGGTGATCAAGAAGAGGATAAATCCATTAGTGTAGATAAAAGCACATCCGTTGAGGAGAAGGTTGAGGAAAAGCCTAGTGAGTCTAACGAAGTGGGCTTCAAAAAGATCTTCCGCTTTGTTGGCTTTAAGTTCACACTGAAGAAGGATAAGAATGAGAAGACCGAGCCTGTGCAGCTGCTGACAGTGAAGGAAACTGATGATGGTGCTTCAGAGGCTGCTGTTGAGGAAAGCAAGGAGGAAGCAGTAACGGTGGAAGCTAAGCCTGAGGGTGAAAATGCACCAGATGCTccagaaacagagaaagaggcAACTGCTGAAGATGCTGTGcaggcagaagcagcagcagatctACCTGCAACTGATGCCCCGCCAGAGACTGTAAAAGACAGTGTTAGTGCAGAACCTGAACAGCAGCAGGCTGAAGAAGTGGTGGCAGATCCAGAAAAGAAGCCGACTGAAGAAGTGGCAACAACaccagagaaagaaacagaaccAGAAGTGCAAACTGAGTCCCCCACCAGCCCACCCTCTCAAGAGACACAATCTCCCTTCAAAAGATTCTTTACTCAGGGAATCTTCTCCAACTTGCGGAAGAAGACCAGCTTCAAGAAGTCCAAAGATGAGGAACCTGTGAAGGAGAAGACTCATGAGGAGGATATAAAGGAAGCTGAAGAGAAAGCAGAAGAGGCAGTAGCAGAAGACAAGGAGGTTAAAGAGGAGGTTAAAGAGGAGGTTAAAGAGGATGTTAAAGAGGATGTTAAAGAGGATATTAAAGAGGATATTAAAGAGGATGCAGAGGAAGGGCCAAAAAGTGAACAGGTAGAGGAATTTTCAGCACCTACAGAGGAGACCAAGGCTGAAGCAAGCCCAGAGGAATTGCCATCCACCACTGAGGAACAGAAAGAAGAGGAGCTGGAAGTGCAGGTTCAGACGACAAGTGAGGCTGAGCCAGCACCGGAAGCTGAACCTGTTGCTCACACTACAACATGTGAGGTTATGGAGACCCCTGTTGCTGACACTGATGATAAAGCCAAACCCACTGATGATACCAAACCTGCTGAAGAAAAGCCAGATGAAGCTGCAGAGGAACAGCCCAGTCCTGAAACAGAGGCAGCCACTGAACCTGAAGTGGTGTCATCCCAAGACAAATCCAAGGCTCAGGGAAGCCCGCTGAAGAAGTTGTTCACAGGAGCGGGGCTGAAGAAGTTGTCCTCCAAAAAAGCAAAGGGCAAAAAAGAAGCAGAGTCAAAGCTAACAGAATCAGGTGAGCAAGTCGTTGAGCAGATTCAATCATCTACCGAGTCCCAGAAAGAGTCACCTGAGCCACAGAAACCTGACAGTGCACCATCCTCTCCAGAAGAATCTGGTGAGCATGTTATAGAGGAGGTCAGTCAGGCTGAAGCTAATGTAGAAGGTGATGGTGAGGCAGTTGCCTCTGACAGTGAGAAGAAGAAAGATGGCATCCTGCCTTGGGCCTCCTTTAAAAAGTTAGTCACTCCAAAGAAACGTGTCAAAAGACCATCTGAGAGTGAAGACGAAGCACCTGGAGACAAGCCCAAATCTGCCACTCTGTCCTCAACAGAGAGTGCTGCCTTAGATGATAAAACTGAAGAGACAAAACCAAGTGATGAAGTAAAGGATGAAGCTAAGGAAGAGGAGTCCCAAGTTGAATCCAAAACCGAGACAAAAGCTGAGAAGCTTGAACAAAGCACAGAGGAGCCGAAGAAAAAAATGGACACTTCTGTGTCCTGGGAAGCTCTTATTTGCGTGGGATCATCCAAAAAGAGAGCTAGGAAAACTTCAGACTCTGATGATGACGAAACGAAGATTGAGGAAGAAGTGCAACAGTCTGGAGAAGAACAAGTTAAGACTGCAGAGTCTCCACTCGGAAGCTCCCAGGAGGCTGAACATGAAAATTTGGCCTCCTCTCCAGAGCCAGAGGGAGAAGCTGTGTCTACATGGGAGTCCTTCAAAAGGCTGGTAACTCATCGTAAGAAACCAAAAGCAGAGGACAAGTCTGATGAAGCCTCGGGTCCAGAGCAGACAACATCTGACAGCGAAGTCCCCAAAGAAGAATCATCCTTTTCCTTTAGAAAACTAATTCCTCGCAGGAAGAAAAAGTCGGATGCCAAACAAGAACCTtcttctgatgttggatctgctgAAGAAGACTCCGACACCCCAGCTGTGGTGCCCCTGTCAGAGTATGATAGTGAACAATCAGAAAAGGCTGAAACCGAAAAGAAAGAGGAGCCCAgtgcagaggaagcagaggtCACTCCTGCAAAAGCCTTAGCTGAAGACAGATCGCCGTCTTGGATTTCAGCTGCTGTGGAGAACACTGAAGAGGAAGCAGATGGTAAGCAGCTAAGTGATATTCCTGAAGAAGGAGATACAGCTGCTACACCTAAATCAACTGATAACACCATTGCTGAGGATTTTGTGGAgtttacatcagaagctgttaCTGCCCTCGAGCCAGCAGAAGAAACTGAAATGGTCTCTGCAGTCTCACGCATTACCACATCACCTGTTACATCTGGTGAGACGACACCAGTTCCAGGAGATGGTGTGGTCAAAAAGGCTGAAACCATTCTGCAGGAGGCTGTTGAGACTATTACTGTCACATCAACTGTCATGGCTGTCACAGTAACTGAGGAGCAGAAGAAAATGATTGCTACTATTGATACTAGCCCAGTCCAGGTTGAGTCAGTCATCAAAGAGGAGAAAGTGGTATTGGTTTCTCATGATAGAGGTGAAGCAACAACTATTTGCACTGGCCTTGACACCAGTGAAATCAAAGACGTGGAAGAAGAGAGCCCTTTAAAGGCTACAGTTGAGTCTGTGACAGCTGTTACTGAAGTGCTGTCTGTGGAGGTGGCTGTTGAGGACCAAACTCTGAAGCCTGTGGAGGCTGGAGTGGACGAGCAAAAGGTTTTCGAGGCGCAAATGAACGAAGTTCAAGCTGACTACAAAGAACAGCTTCACACACCCGTTGAAAATGCAGTGGATGAGACAGTACAGCTTGAGTCTGTGAAAGAAACACCACAGGCAGAGACTGTAAATGAACTTCAGGAAGCAACAGCAGTCAAGGCTGCTGTGGTCACGGCTGTTCAGCAGGAAGCACAGGTTCTTGAGGAACCCCTGGTGACAGAAAACACCCCGAAAGTGGAGACTGAGGGTCCTATTCAGCCATCTGTAGAAGAGGCAGTTTGTGCACAGACTGTGGAGGTCACTGAGATCGCCGTTGCTGAAGGCGAGAAGCTGCAAGAGCTAAAGGACATTAACGAATCAGTTGCCAGTGTTGAGGTGGCATCTGCCGAGGAAGTAGTCATGGCTGTATCAGAAGAAGTTACACCCTTACTTGCAGATGGCCCTGTTGTTGAGACAGTTGAGTCTAAGGAAGACTCCATTCCTGTTGTGGCTCAAACAGAAGAATCTGCACTGACAGAAGAGATCTCCGATAGCCAGGTCTCAGCACCCAAGGCAGAATCAGAAGTAAAAGAGGAGATTGTTATCAAAGAAGTTCCAATAATTGAACCAAGAGCTGATCACGAAATTGAGGTAGCTATGAAAGATGTTGAGGTTGTCTCAGCCGAAGTTGAGGTTGAGGGACACATTGAAGTTGCATCGTCGAAAGTTAGTGCTGTGGTTCAGGAAGTGTGTAAGAAAGTTCAGGAAGAGGTAGAACTTTCACAGGCAGTGGACTTGAAGGAAGCAGAAGCCATTCAGGAACAGAGCACAGTGATTGTCCAGGAAGTCATTCAGAATGTTGTAGGGAATCTTACTGAAATGCACATggaaaaagaaacaacagtAGAACCAATCGAGGCAAAGGAGAGCAGTACCACAACAGCAGAAGAAACACCAAAGCCTGAAGATGTACCAGCAGCTTCTGAAACGACAGAGGAAAAAACTGCAGTATCTGTTCCAGCTATAGATGAATCACCTTTAGCAGATGTTACAGTCCAAGATGAAAAATCTTCAGGAGAAGTACCAGTACAGGAAGATAACCCAGCAGTCGAAGtaccagtgcaggaggaaaaGCCTGCTGTTGAAGAACCAGTCCAGGAAGAAAAGCCCGCTGTTGAAGTACCAGTCCAAGCAGAAGAACCTGTGGTAGAAGTACCAGTCCAAGCAGAAGAACCTGTGGTTGAAGTACCAGTCCCAGAGGAGAAAGCTGTGGTTGAAGTACTAGTCCCAGAAGAGAAACCTGTGGTTGAAGTACCAGTCCAGGAAGAAAAAACTGCAGCTGAAGTTCCAGTACAAGCTGAAAAATCTGTGGTTGAAGTACCAGTACAAGCAGAAGAACCTGTGGTTGAAGTACCAGTCCCAGAAGAGAAACCTGTGGTTCAAGTACCAGTCCCAGAAGAGAAACCTGAGGTGGACGTACCAGTCCCAGAAGAGAAACCTGTGGTTGAAGTACCAGTCCCAGAAGAGAAACCTGTGGTTGACACACCAGTCCAAGACGTAAAGGCACCAGCTGAAACCATTGCTGAAAAGCTACTCAAATCTGACACTGAGGGCAGAGCCGACGAACTGCAAACACGGGTAGTCACTGAGCCGTCACTAGTTGAAGTCAGTGAAGCCATTCAGATTTCGGAAACTGTTCCGGTTGCCATTACAGACAGCATCCAACCTGAGAAAGAAGAGGTTGCCACGGTCACTGTGGATGCCGTACAACAATATACAGATGTAGTAAAGCAGGAGATTGAATTGAAAGAAGTTGAAAAGAATGTAGAAGAAGATAAAACCATTGGTGAGAGCACAGGAAGTGAAGAGGAAAAACGTCAAGTTGAGGATGATCTTAAGGAAGTGACAGAAGTAATCCAGCAGGTAACCACAGAGACATCGGTTTCACAAGAGACACGGGAGGAAAGCAGTCAAATAACACAAATAGTGACTGTTGTAAGCACAAAGCAAGCTCAAATGATAGAAGAGCAGTGTCAGATTGAGACGACAATGGAAATCAACGTTGGAATCATCAATGTAGTGGATGCTGATGGAGAAACTGAGACAACCATAAAAGAAGACAGCTCAAAGAACCAGGAACCAGTGGAAGACAGACCTCAAACAGCATTGGAAGAGGCTCAAAAGGATGTCTCAACACCAGACGTGAAAAAAAGGCAAGACGAGTCCGGAGATGCCACCTGTCAAAAGACAGAAGCTAAAGCCACTGAGGTGAAAATGGCTGTTGAGGAGACGGTGAATGCCATTAAAGAAGAGGAGGTGGGGAATGAGATTGACCCTGTCTCCACAGAGATTACAACAGTGTCATGA